The region GGGGCAAAGGTCGGCCACTGCCCAAAGACATGGGAAGCGCGATCGCTGACGCTGACCTGACCATTGACGAGAATCATAATCCAATCCGCCCAACCATAGGCAAAATCGAGATCATGGGTGGCAATCACAATGGTTGTCCCCTGTTGGTGAATTTTCTCTAGGAGTTCTCGCAATTGCTGCCGCTGCTGATAGTCGAGATAGGTGGTGGGTTCATCAAGCAGTAATAGGGTTGGTGCCAAGGCCATCACCCCAGCCAGGGCCACCCGTCGTTTTTGGCCCAAGCTCAAATGATGGAGAGGCCGATCAGCAAGAGCAACTAAATCAAACTCCTGCAGGGTTTGATGGAGGCGAGCTGCCACTTCTGGGGGGCTCAGACCCAAATTGCACAGCCCATAGGAGATGTCCTCGGCCACAGTTGCCGCCACCAACTGCTGTTCTGGATCTTGAAAGGCCAAGCCAATCCGTTGCCGCCATTGCCGCAGTCTCTGGGGTTGATGAACCAGGCGTTGCCCCTGGCAGTAAATTTCACCGCGATCGCGCCGATAGAGGGCAGCAGCCAAATAAAAGAGGGTGGATTTCCCTGAGCCATTCAGGCCCAAGAGGGCAACTTTCCGTCCTGCCTCTAGGGTAAAGGAGCAGTCCCGCAGAACCGGTTCAGGGGTATTGGGATAGCGAAACCCAACCTGATGAAATTCCAATAGGGGGACAGACATCTTAGGCCATCAGGGTGTTTAGCAGGAGCAGGGCACTGCCACCAATGAGGACTTCGAGGCCATACCGTTGGGAATAGGTATAGGTGCAGGGGCGCAACACTCGAAACTGCCCTTGAAAGCCCCGACTGACCAGAGCCAGCTGAATGGCTTGATAGCGATGCAGCGATTGCTGCAGAAGCTGAGCGGCTAAGAGACCGACACTGAATAGCCAGCGCGATCGCTGTTGATAGCCTCCCCGTGCCCGCTGTGCCAATTGAAGCGTGAAGGCGGTTTCGAGGAGGGTGAAGATATAGCGGTACATCAGCATCAAGACATCAAGGACGAAAGTGGGAACGCCCCAGCGCTCAGCCACGACCAACAGTTCTGGAAAGGGAGTCGTCAATAAAATCAATAGTAAACAGGTGCTGGCAACCATTGTCCGCAGTCCTACCGTTAAGCCTTGATGCAATTTCTCGGCACTGACAAAAAGCGACCAGCCCATTAGGGAAATGTCA is a window of Thermosynechococcus vestitus BP-1 DNA encoding:
- the cbiQ gene encoding cobalt ECF transporter T component CbiQ; its protein translation is MHHHLDTYAYTNGLRHLHPEQKLIFAIASLLFTFFARPLIQGLLWLWLSLWILGYARIPWRVYCTLLATVAVFWLVSLPGLVVQIIPTEALRASGQGVLSDISLMGWSLFVSAEKLHQGLTVGLRTMVASTCLLLILLTTPFPELLVVAERWGVPTFVLDVLMLMYRYIFTLLETAFTLQLAQRARGGYQQRSRWLFSVGLLAAQLLQQSLHRYQAIQLALVSRGFQGQFRVLRPCTYTYSQRYGLEVLIGGSALLLLNTLMA
- a CDS encoding energy-coupling factor ABC transporter ATP-binding protein, which translates into the protein MSVPLLEFHQVGFRYPNTPEPVLRDCSFTLEAGRKVALLGLNGSGKSTLFYLAAALYRRDRGEIYCQGQRLVHQPQRLRQWRQRIGLAFQDPEQQLVAATVAEDISYGLCNLGLSPPEVAARLHQTLQEFDLVALADRPLHHLSLGQKRRVALAGVMALAPTLLLLDEPTTYLDYQQRQQLRELLEKIHQQGTTIVIATHDLDFAYGWADWIMILVNGQVSVSDRASHVFGQWPTFAPELGTPTLLGLWQQLPPAWRQHRPFPRTVTEFSRELGERFRHLGDEC